One window of the Nocardia terpenica genome contains the following:
- the map gene encoding type I methionyl aminopeptidase, translating to MVFGRKQKKVVPFRTSGELEAMAAAGAIVGRALVAVRAAAKPGVSTLELDEVAEQTIRDAGAVPSFKGYHGFPGSICSSVNDRVVHGIPAKDEILAEGDLVSVDCGAILDGWHGDSAWTFGVGEIIEADRLLSEATRLSMEAGIAAMLPGNRLTDVSHAIELGTRAAEREHGRAYGIVDGYGGHAIGRQMHMDPFLANEGAPGRGPKLVVGSVLAIEPMLTLGTTQTKVLGDDWTVVTEDGSRAAHWEHTVAVTEDGPRILTLRPE from the coding sequence ATGGTGTTCGGGCGCAAGCAGAAGAAGGTGGTGCCGTTCCGCACCTCCGGCGAGCTGGAGGCGATGGCCGCGGCCGGCGCGATCGTGGGCCGGGCCCTGGTCGCGGTCCGCGCGGCCGCCAAGCCCGGCGTGTCGACGCTGGAGCTGGACGAGGTCGCCGAGCAGACCATCCGGGACGCGGGCGCGGTGCCGTCCTTCAAGGGCTATCACGGCTTCCCCGGGTCGATCTGTTCGTCGGTGAACGACCGTGTGGTGCACGGGATTCCGGCCAAGGACGAGATCCTGGCCGAGGGCGATCTGGTGTCCGTCGACTGCGGCGCGATCCTGGACGGCTGGCACGGCGACTCGGCGTGGACCTTCGGCGTCGGCGAGATCATCGAGGCCGACCGGCTGCTCAGCGAGGCCACCCGGCTCTCGATGGAGGCGGGGATCGCGGCCATGCTGCCGGGCAACCGGCTCACCGACGTCTCGCACGCCATCGAGCTCGGCACCCGCGCGGCGGAGCGCGAGCACGGCCGCGCCTACGGAATCGTCGACGGCTACGGCGGGCACGCCATCGGCCGCCAGATGCACATGGATCCGTTCCTGGCCAACGAGGGCGCGCCCGGGCGCGGACCCAAGCTGGTGGTCGGGTCGGTGCTGGCCATCGAGCCGATGCTCACCCTCGGAACCACCCAGACCAAGGTCCTCGGCGACGACTGGACGGTGGTGACCGAGGACGGCAGCCGCGCCGCGCACTGGGAGCACACGGTCGCGGTCACCGAGGACGGTCCGCGGATTCTGACGCTGCGGCCCGAATAG
- a CDS encoding adenylate kinase encodes MRLVLLGPPGAGKGTQAELLSDKLGVPHISTGNLFRANIDQQTPLGREAQKYLDAGNLVPSDVTNRMVESRIAEPDAANGFVLDGYPRTVDQAEALEKMLKESSRELDAVVSIVVPEDVVVARMLGRGRADDNEGVIRNRLRVYREETEPLLDHYDGTVVAVDGVGEVDEVNERILRALGR; translated from the coding sequence GTGAGACTCGTACTGCTCGGACCGCCGGGTGCCGGTAAGGGCACGCAGGCCGAACTGCTGTCGGACAAGCTGGGTGTTCCGCACATCTCCACGGGCAACCTCTTCCGTGCGAACATCGACCAGCAGACCCCGCTGGGCCGTGAGGCGCAGAAGTACCTGGACGCCGGCAATCTGGTGCCCAGCGACGTGACCAACCGCATGGTGGAGTCCCGCATCGCGGAGCCGGACGCCGCCAACGGGTTCGTCCTGGACGGGTACCCGCGCACGGTCGATCAGGCCGAGGCGCTGGAGAAGATGCTCAAGGAGTCCAGCCGGGAGCTGGACGCCGTGGTGAGCATCGTGGTGCCGGAGGACGTCGTGGTGGCGCGCATGCTCGGCCGCGGCCGCGCCGACGACAACGAGGGCGTCATCCGTAACCGGCTGCGGGTCTACCGCGAGGAGACCGAGCCGCTGCTCGACCACTACGACGGCACGGTCGTCGCGGTGGACGGCGTCGGCGAGGTCGACGAAGTGAACGAGCGCATCCTGCGCGCCCTGGGTCGCTGA
- a CDS encoding MerR family transcriptional regulator, giving the protein MAAGAEFTIDELAREAGTTVRSLRVYHERGVLPPPQVKGRTGFYGPEHLNRVRTISRLLDRGIKLNGIRELLQAWDRGDDLGDILGVGEPGEIAAADPAAASPAPDRAVPSPPEYSETTVAATELAQRYREVPNGLARVIAAGLYEPVDAATYRVVDPQLVGLAERLAAAGAPPAQVLDELDRLVADCDRIARRFVDVFERTAWQEFRQSPGGADDLALLTARVTDALAVPGRVSAELVDRFVARYLERDIAELGDLLRER; this is encoded by the coding sequence ATGGCAGCGGGTGCGGAGTTTACGATCGACGAGCTGGCGCGCGAGGCCGGCACGACGGTACGAAGTCTGCGGGTCTATCACGAGCGTGGCGTGCTGCCGCCGCCGCAGGTCAAGGGCCGGACCGGATTCTACGGACCCGAACATCTGAACCGCGTGCGCACCATCAGCCGACTGCTGGATCGCGGCATCAAGCTCAACGGCATCCGGGAACTGCTGCAGGCGTGGGACCGCGGCGACGATCTCGGCGACATCCTCGGTGTCGGCGAGCCGGGCGAGATCGCCGCCGCCGACCCGGCCGCCGCGTCGCCCGCGCCCGACCGGGCCGTCCCGTCGCCGCCGGAATATTCCGAAACCACGGTTGCCGCAACCGAACTCGCGCAACGCTACCGCGAGGTTCCCAACGGCCTGGCGCGGGTGATCGCGGCCGGTCTGTACGAGCCGGTGGACGCGGCGACCTACCGTGTCGTCGATCCCCAGCTGGTCGGCCTGGCCGAGCGGCTGGCGGCGGCGGGCGCGCCGCCCGCGCAGGTGCTCGACGAGCTGGACCGGCTGGTGGCCGACTGCGATCGCATCGCCCGGCGCTTCGTGGACGTGTTCGAGCGGACGGCCTGGCAGGAGTTCCGGCAATCCCCGGGCGGCGCCGACGATCTCGCCCTGCTGACCGCGCGGGTGACCGACGCCCTGGCGGTGCCCGGCCGGGTGTCCGCGGAGCTGGTCGACCGGTTCGTCGCGCGGTACCTCGAGCGCGATATCGCCGAACTCGGAGATCTGCTGCGCGAGCGGTGA
- the secY gene encoding preprotein translocase subunit SecY codes for MLSAFASAFRTPDLRRKILFTLGLIALYRIGATVPSPGVDYKAVKKCIDIVSGGESGGIYQLINLFSGGALLQLSVFAIGIMPYITASIIIQLLTVVIPRFEELRKEGQSGQTKMTQYTRYLAIALAILQATGLVALAARKQLLQGCPQEILADQSIFGMIIIVLVMTAGAALVMWFGEQITERGIGNGMSLLIFAGIAARLPSQGKQILDTKGGLIFGLICFAALVVIVGVIFVEQGQRRIPVQYAKRVVGRKMYGGSSTYLPLKVNQAGVIPVIFASSLLYLPNLVAQLTRNTSGGKGSWWQEIIQKYLVNPGNPAYMAIYFALIVFFTYFYVAITFNPEERAEEMKKFGGFIPGYRPGKPTADYLQFVLSRITLPGSIYLGAVAVLPNLLLHIGGGGGSNFLPFGGTSVLIVVSVGLDTVKQIESQLMNRNYEGFLK; via the coding sequence GTGCTTTCCGCCTTCGCGTCGGCTTTCCGCACACCGGACTTACGGCGGAAGATTCTCTTCACGCTGGGCCTGATCGCGCTCTACCGCATCGGTGCCACCGTTCCGTCTCCCGGTGTGGACTACAAGGCGGTCAAGAAGTGCATCGACATCGTCTCCGGTGGTGAATCGGGTGGTATCTACCAGCTGATCAACCTGTTCTCCGGTGGCGCGCTGCTGCAGCTGTCGGTGTTCGCGATCGGCATCATGCCCTACATCACGGCGAGCATCATCATCCAGTTGCTCACGGTCGTCATCCCGCGGTTCGAGGAGCTGCGCAAGGAAGGCCAGTCCGGCCAGACCAAGATGACGCAGTACACCCGGTATCTCGCGATCGCGCTGGCGATTCTGCAGGCCACCGGCCTGGTGGCGCTCGCCGCGCGCAAGCAGCTGCTGCAGGGCTGCCCGCAGGAGATCCTCGCGGACCAGAGCATCTTCGGCATGATCATCATCGTGCTGGTGATGACCGCCGGCGCGGCGCTGGTCATGTGGTTCGGCGAGCAGATCACCGAGCGCGGCATCGGAAACGGCATGTCGCTGTTGATCTTTGCCGGTATCGCCGCGCGACTTCCCAGCCAGGGCAAGCAGATCCTGGACACCAAGGGCGGATTGATCTTCGGGCTCATCTGTTTCGCGGCCCTGGTGGTCATCGTCGGCGTGATCTTCGTCGAGCAGGGCCAGCGCCGGATTCCGGTGCAGTACGCGAAACGTGTCGTCGGCCGCAAGATGTACGGCGGCTCGTCGACCTATCTGCCGCTGAAGGTCAACCAGGCCGGTGTGATCCCGGTCATCTTCGCGTCCTCGCTGCTGTACCTGCCGAACCTGGTCGCCCAGCTGACCCGCAACACCTCCGGCGGCAAGGGCAGCTGGTGGCAGGAGATCATTCAGAAATACCTGGTGAACCCGGGTAACCCGGCGTATATGGCGATCTACTTCGCGTTGATCGTGTTCTTCACCTACTTCTACGTCGCGATCACCTTCAACCCGGAGGAGCGCGCCGAGGAGATGAAGAAGTTCGGTGGTTTCATTCCCGGGTATCGTCCCGGTAAGCCGACCGCCGACTACCTGCAGTTCGTCCTGAGCCGAATCACCCTCCCCGGTTCCATCTACCTCGGTGCGGTGGCCGTGCTGCCGAACCTGCTGCTGCACATCGGTGGCGGGGGCGGTTCGAACTTCCTGCCGTTCGGTGGCACCTCGGTGCTGATCGTCGTGAGTGTCGGCCTCGATACGGTCAAACAGATCGAGAGCCAACTGATGAACAGAAATTACGAAGGGTTCCTCAAGTGA
- a CDS encoding response regulator transcription factor — translation MKLAVVEDDEGVGEALVEALNAFGHETDRKRRGADVLLSHRDYDAIILDLGLPDMDGLQVLRQLREVSTVPVVILTARGDERSIVRGLRTGADDYLVKPPRIAELVARLENVTRRVTVAVAQVAPEVVITRDVRVDLAAREVRVGGQPVTLTHKEFELVRILVERPGSAVSRQQLMDRIWGDAFLAVSRALDVHMASLRAKLDRPGLITTIRGHGYRWEA, via the coding sequence GTGAAACTCGCGGTGGTGGAAGACGACGAGGGCGTGGGCGAAGCGCTCGTCGAGGCGCTCAACGCGTTCGGCCACGAGACCGATCGCAAGCGCCGCGGCGCCGATGTGCTGCTGTCCCACCGCGACTACGACGCGATCATCCTCGATCTCGGCCTCCCCGATATGGACGGCCTGCAGGTGTTGCGGCAGCTACGCGAGGTCAGCACGGTGCCGGTGGTGATCCTCACCGCGCGCGGCGACGAGCGCTCGATCGTGCGCGGGCTCCGCACCGGCGCCGACGACTACCTGGTGAAGCCGCCCCGCATCGCGGAACTGGTGGCCCGGCTGGAGAACGTCACCCGGCGCGTCACCGTCGCCGTCGCGCAGGTCGCACCCGAGGTGGTGATCACCCGCGACGTGCGGGTGGACCTGGCGGCCCGCGAGGTGCGGGTGGGCGGCCAGCCGGTCACCTTGACGCACAAGGAATTCGAGCTGGTGCGCATCCTGGTGGAGCGGCCCGGCTCGGCGGTCAGCCGGCAGCAGCTGATGGATCGCATCTGGGGCGACGCCTTCCTGGCCGTCTCGCGGGCGCTGGACGTGCACATGGCCTCGCTGCGCGCGAAACTCGACCGGCCGGGGCTGATCACGACGATCCGCGGCCACGGCTACCGCTGGGAGGCGTGA
- a CDS encoding DUF6585 family protein: MTTVVQESPAAAAIDAAADRERLGRHRGTYRAMLPNAVWYTVCNRGTRLDLFERGLVVSHRGRVRVVRYDSTRLCRRVVRVAKDRVQHECSCDYTLIDTAGAPVRLQHGIERAAQWGPAVERAVTEAQLPAARAALAAGERLDFEHFWMTATELGVGDRSVPWSRVSQIGVVGGWLSVRVAGESQPLESLPISLIPNFAIFRALAPA; encoded by the coding sequence ATGACGACGGTCGTACAGGAGTCCCCGGCGGCCGCCGCCATTGATGCGGCGGCGGATCGGGAGCGACTCGGGCGGCATCGCGGGACCTATCGCGCGATGCTGCCCAATGCGGTGTGGTACACGGTGTGCAATCGAGGCACGCGGCTGGATCTGTTCGAGCGCGGCCTCGTCGTGAGCCATCGCGGCCGGGTGCGGGTGGTCCGCTACGACAGCACCAGGCTGTGCCGCCGGGTGGTCCGGGTGGCGAAAGATCGCGTGCAGCACGAGTGTTCGTGCGATTACACCCTCATCGACACGGCCGGGGCGCCGGTGCGATTGCAGCACGGCATCGAGCGGGCGGCGCAGTGGGGGCCCGCGGTCGAGCGGGCCGTCACCGAGGCGCAGCTGCCCGCGGCGCGCGCCGCGCTCGCCGCCGGTGAGCGGCTGGACTTCGAGCACTTCTGGATGACCGCGACGGAGCTCGGGGTCGGGGATCGGTCGGTGCCGTGGTCGCGGGTGTCGCAGATCGGCGTGGTCGGCGGGTGGCTCAGCGTGCGGGTCGCGGGGGAGTCGCAGCCGCTGGAGTCGCTGCCCATCAGCCTGATCCCCAATTTCGCGATCTTCCGCGCGCTGGCGCCCGCCTGA
- a CDS encoding serine/threonine-protein kinase has product MREEDPAPQPSPVWATRRTASNPPLAADPDTAPAPGDPGSGPTTRSRPSVRRLGAGLVSLPRISPVDPAAAVLADPEVPENKRFCWKCQHPVGRAGADGPGAISGACGHCGASFNFSPLLHPGDLVAGQYEVRGCLAYGGMGWIYLARDRNVSDRWVVLKGLQNPLDFEAHVVALAERQFLSEMAHPGIVKIFNFVKHKSAGVQVGYIVMEYVDGRSLKTTLDELAPARLPVAEAITYVMEVLPALDYLHSFGLAYNDLKPDNIMVGEDEIKLIDLGAVAARNSGGNLYGTPGYQAPEFTATGPTVASDIYTVGRTLAALTLDMPTDEAGHKCPGLPAPEANSVLRRYPSYARLLARATDPDAAERFPSAYAMYRQLGGVLRIVLAEDTGAEHPQVSVVFGAPRGEFGIDTLIRQTDGLVDGVHRTPALDAASVVAALPVPLIDSEDPAAELLAPLLHGDPHRALDALDQMRSGTIGTPENFEPEGSLAAARAHLDLRRPEQARADLERLLPDHAADWRIEWYLGIADLIDGHYDRAYDRFARVHAKVPGELAPQLALGGSAELVLQSLGATGDSEHWCRVAAEHYRTVWRTDRTVASAAFGVVRRLAADGDVHAAVAVLEQVPATSRHHNVAQLTGCLLLVSRPPAAISRADLEAAAARLQTLPDEPRQPQLRALVLGAALAWCRGGGQPPAEATILDVPFTETGLREGLEWVLRSIARTTPRRLQRYALVDLANAIRPRSLW; this is encoded by the coding sequence ATGCGGGAGGAGGACCCGGCGCCGCAGCCGTCGCCTGTCTGGGCGACCCGCCGCACCGCCTCCAATCCTCCGCTCGCGGCCGACCCCGACACCGCGCCCGCGCCGGGCGATCCCGGATCCGGCCCCACCACCCGTTCGCGGCCGAGCGTGCGCCGCCTCGGCGCGGGGCTGGTCTCCCTCCCCCGGATCTCGCCGGTCGATCCGGCCGCCGCGGTGCTGGCCGATCCCGAGGTGCCGGAGAACAAGCGGTTCTGCTGGAAGTGCCAGCACCCGGTCGGCCGCGCGGGGGCGGACGGGCCGGGGGCCATCTCGGGCGCCTGCGGGCACTGCGGCGCCTCGTTCAACTTCTCGCCCCTGCTGCACCCCGGCGATCTGGTCGCCGGGCAGTACGAGGTGCGCGGCTGTCTCGCCTACGGCGGCATGGGCTGGATCTATCTGGCCCGCGACCGCAATGTCAGCGATCGCTGGGTGGTGCTGAAGGGCCTGCAGAATCCGCTCGACTTCGAGGCGCACGTGGTGGCGCTGGCCGAACGGCAGTTCCTGTCCGAGATGGCGCATCCGGGGATCGTGAAGATCTTCAACTTCGTCAAACACAAGTCCGCGGGCGTGCAGGTCGGCTACATCGTGATGGAGTACGTCGACGGGCGGTCGCTGAAGACCACGCTCGACGAGCTGGCGCCCGCGCGATTACCGGTCGCCGAGGCCATCACCTACGTCATGGAAGTGCTTCCGGCACTGGACTATCTGCACTCGTTCGGCCTGGCCTACAACGACCTCAAGCCGGACAACATCATGGTGGGCGAGGACGAGATCAAGCTCATCGACCTGGGCGCGGTGGCGGCCCGCAACTCCGGCGGAAATCTCTACGGCACACCGGGATACCAGGCGCCCGAGTTCACCGCGACCGGACCCACGGTGGCCTCCGACATCTACACCGTCGGCCGGACGCTGGCCGCGCTGACCCTGGACATGCCCACCGACGAGGCCGGGCACAAGTGCCCCGGTCTGCCCGCGCCCGAGGCGAATTCGGTGCTGCGCCGGTACCCGTCCTACGCGCGGCTGCTCGCCCGGGCCACCGATCCCGATGCCGCCGAGCGGTTTCCGTCCGCCTACGCGATGTATCGCCAGCTGGGGGGCGTGCTGCGGATCGTGCTCGCCGAGGACACCGGCGCGGAACATCCGCAGGTGTCGGTCGTATTCGGCGCTCCCCGAGGCGAATTCGGCATCGATACCCTCATCCGGCAGACCGACGGCCTCGTCGACGGCGTCCACCGCACGCCCGCGCTCGACGCGGCGAGCGTCGTCGCCGCCCTGCCGGTCCCGCTGATCGACAGCGAAGACCCCGCCGCCGAATTGCTCGCGCCGCTGCTGCACGGCGACCCGCATCGCGCCCTGGACGCGCTCGACCAGATGCGGTCCGGCACCATCGGCACCCCCGAGAACTTCGAGCCGGAGGGCTCCCTCGCCGCCGCCCGAGCCCACCTGGACCTGCGCCGCCCCGAACAGGCCCGAGCAGACCTGGAACGCCTGCTCCCCGACCACGCCGCCGACTGGCGCATCGAGTGGTACCTCGGCATCGCCGACCTGATCGACGGCCACTACGACCGGGCCTACGACCGCTTCGCCCGCGTCCACGCCAAGGTGCCCGGGGAGCTGGCCCCCCAGCTGGCGCTGGGCGGATCGGCGGAACTGGTCCTGCAATCGCTCGGTGCGACCGGGGATTCGGAGCATTGGTGCCGGGTGGCGGCCGAGCACTACCGAACGGTCTGGCGGACCGATCGGACGGTGGCCAGCGCGGCGTTCGGTGTGGTGCGGCGGCTGGCGGCCGACGGGGATGTCCACGCGGCGGTGGCGGTGCTGGAGCAGGTTCCGGCCACCTCGCGGCATCACAATGTGGCGCAGCTGACCGGGTGTCTGCTGCTGGTGTCGCGGCCACCGGCGGCGATCTCGCGGGCCGATCTCGAGGCGGCCGCGGCCCGGCTGCAGACGCTGCCCGACGAACCGCGGCAGCCGCAGCTGCGGGCGCTGGTGCTGGGCGCGGCGCTGGCGTGGTGCCGCGGCGGCGGGCAGCCCCCGGCGGAGGCGACCATCCTCGACGTCCCCTTCACCGAGACCGGGCTGCGCGAGGGCCTGGAGTGGGTGCTCCGCTCGATCGCTCGCACCACCCCCCGGCGGCTGCAACGCTATGCGCTCGTCGATCTCGCGAACGCGATCCGGCCCCGATCCCTGTGGTAG
- a CDS encoding amino acid permease has translation MTTVRPPADVPTAAHGLDAEDAGYHKALRPRQLQMIGIGGAIGTGLFLGAGGRLANAGAGLFLAYAVCGIFVFFVLRALGELVLHRPSSGSFVSYAREFYGEKLAFGVGWMYFFHWCMTGITDITAIATYVHYWSAFKAIPQWTIALIALIIVLSINMVSVRWFGELEFWAAIIKVIALVGFLVLGCVFLAGRFTIQGQSTGISVISEHGGLFPHGTLPLVLSVTGVVFAYASCELVGTAAGEAQNPHKVMPRAINSVIARIALFYVGSLVLLSLLLPYTAFKSGESPFVTFFSKLGVDGAATVMNLVVLTAAFSSLNAGLYSTGRILRSMSMNGSAPAVGARMSRNGVPYVGILATGVIALAGVGLNAIVPGKAFEIVLNMSSLGTIMAWTAIILCQLQLWRWARAGRMQRPSFRLPGAPYTSIATLIFLAAVVLLMAFSNDDIQRGAVLVMVVVMIPALIVGWFLARRRVRRLAAQRIGYTGQFPVVAERPLEHRDERPGQTS, from the coding sequence ATGACCACAGTGCGACCTCCGGCGGATGTCCCGACCGCCGCGCACGGCCTCGACGCCGAGGATGCGGGGTACCACAAGGCCCTTCGCCCACGCCAGCTCCAGATGATCGGGATCGGCGGCGCGATCGGCACCGGACTGTTCCTCGGCGCGGGCGGCCGACTGGCGAATGCGGGCGCCGGACTGTTCCTGGCCTACGCGGTCTGCGGCATCTTCGTGTTCTTCGTCCTGCGTGCCCTCGGCGAGCTGGTGCTGCACCGCCCCTCGTCGGGTTCGTTCGTCTCCTACGCCCGCGAGTTCTACGGCGAGAAGCTGGCCTTCGGCGTCGGCTGGATGTACTTCTTCCACTGGTGCATGACCGGGATCACCGATATCACCGCGATCGCCACCTACGTGCACTACTGGTCGGCCTTCAAGGCGATCCCGCAGTGGACGATCGCGCTCATCGCGCTCATCATCGTGCTGAGCATCAATATGGTGTCGGTCCGGTGGTTCGGCGAGCTGGAGTTCTGGGCGGCGATCATCAAGGTGATCGCGCTGGTCGGCTTCCTCGTGCTGGGCTGCGTCTTCCTCGCGGGCCGCTTCACCATTCAGGGCCAGAGCACCGGGATCAGCGTGATCAGCGAGCACGGCGGCCTGTTCCCGCACGGCACGCTGCCGCTCGTGCTGTCGGTCACCGGCGTGGTGTTCGCCTACGCCTCGTGCGAGCTGGTCGGCACCGCGGCCGGTGAGGCGCAGAATCCGCACAAGGTCATGCCGCGCGCCATCAACTCGGTGATCGCCCGCATCGCCCTGTTCTATGTCGGCTCGCTGGTGCTGCTGTCGCTGCTGCTGCCCTACACGGCCTTCAAGTCCGGCGAGAGCCCGTTCGTCACCTTCTTCTCCAAGCTCGGCGTCGACGGCGCGGCGACGGTGATGAACCTGGTCGTGCTGACCGCGGCGTTCTCCAGCCTGAACGCCGGGCTGTACTCGACCGGGCGGATCCTGCGGTCGATGTCGATGAACGGCAGCGCGCCGGCCGTCGGGGCGCGGATGTCCCGCAACGGCGTGCCCTACGTGGGCATTCTCGCCACGGGTGTGATCGCGCTGGCCGGTGTCGGGCTGAACGCGATCGTGCCGGGCAAGGCGTTCGAGATCGTGCTGAACATGTCGTCGCTGGGCACCATCATGGCGTGGACCGCGATCATCCTCTGCCAGCTGCAGCTGTGGCGGTGGGCGCGCGCGGGACGCATGCAGCGGCCCTCCTTCCGGCTGCCGGGCGCCCCCTACACCAGCATCGCGACGCTGATCTTCCTGGCCGCGGTGGTGCTGCTGATGGCCTTCAGCAACGACGACATCCAGCGGGGCGCGGTCCTCGTCATGGTGGTCGTCATGATTCCGGCTCTGATCGTGGGCTGGTTCCTGGCTCGCCGGCGGGTCCGGCGGCTCGCCGCGCAGCGCATCGGGTACACCGGGCAGTTCCCGGTGGTCGCCGAGCGCCCCCTGGAACACCGCGACGAGCGCCCCGGCCAGACATCCTGA
- a CDS encoding DUF6585 family protein, with product MRYIGIDLAAPQAVACVLEGGRPTVVAGAAARWTGTSSESPIPLLTHLAAEAKARLGSADVGAVLAAPAYASIAERRALEVACTQAGFAAARVVSATTAIGVAYTFTQHPESATILTIDLAADAYGLSLVEARRDVVEILAVHGGATADPLSAARAALDRMLAEFDLTPGEIGQVVAAGDGLRFPAAQQWIHELERGRPPYRALPPEQLIASGAAVRAAALDGTINALVREVLPIDLGVVTAGGQCAELVVRNTAVPVGWTRTFTTTVDQQTSARIRIVESRNAFASVGELGAIVLTGLLPAPAGTTEIEVAVDITADGRITITARDLTTTAAQSMTLPSAPAPPGTGGDEIVAVATTAPPAAAANPAPPPRPIETVGMSEPQQNLAADQVRPSAPGYQPSQQILAAAQNHRLGRHEATYPHRYFDRLPTGPIIATVIVLAILAIGLARGGPVVLGLIPFMAVVIAGWRWLPTFLESPRHALARFAYLPVRGVGFGSRTAQLSLFEHGLVVAAGSRTTVFRWDTVTVRQDIVQHRYYGRPTRLTYTFMLTDPSGESFRITGRFAQPDAWAKQLRQHVIEAQLPRAYADVSSGAKITFGPLRVTATTLAAHARSVHWSQVEEIRVRSGFLSVRVAGQWLSLAKIAVNAVPNYFVFLALADRLRAQAASR from the coding sequence ATGAGGTACATCGGCATCGATCTGGCGGCCCCGCAGGCGGTCGCGTGCGTGCTCGAGGGTGGGCGACCGACCGTCGTGGCCGGGGCCGCCGCCCGCTGGACGGGCACCTCGTCGGAGTCCCCGATCCCGCTGCTCACCCACCTCGCGGCCGAGGCGAAGGCCCGGCTCGGGTCGGCGGACGTCGGGGCCGTGCTGGCCGCGCCCGCCTACGCCTCGATCGCCGAGCGGCGCGCCCTCGAAGTGGCCTGCACCCAGGCCGGTTTCGCCGCCGCGCGGGTCGTCAGCGCCACCACCGCGATCGGCGTGGCCTATACCTTCACCCAGCATCCGGAGTCGGCCACCATTCTCACCATCGATCTGGCCGCCGACGCCTATGGGTTGTCCCTGGTCGAGGCCCGGCGCGATGTGGTCGAGATCCTGGCCGTGCACGGCGGGGCCACCGCCGACCCGCTGTCGGCGGCCCGGGCCGCGCTCGACCGGATGCTCGCGGAATTCGACCTCACCCCCGGCGAGATCGGGCAGGTGGTGGCGGCGGGCGACGGCCTGCGCTTCCCGGCCGCCCAGCAGTGGATTCACGAACTGGAACGGGGCCGACCGCCGTATCGTGCGCTGCCGCCGGAGCAGTTGATCGCCTCGGGCGCCGCCGTGCGCGCGGCCGCCCTGGACGGCACCATCAATGCCCTGGTGCGCGAGGTGCTTCCGATCGACCTGGGCGTGGTGACCGCGGGCGGACAGTGCGCCGAACTCGTCGTCCGCAATACCGCGGTGCCGGTGGGCTGGACGCGCACCTTCACCACGACGGTGGATCAGCAGACCAGCGCCCGGATTCGAATCGTGGAGAGCCGCAACGCCTTCGCGTCGGTCGGCGAGCTGGGCGCCATCGTGCTCACCGGTCTGCTGCCCGCCCCGGCCGGGACGACGGAGATCGAGGTCGCCGTCGACATCACCGCGGACGGCCGCATCACGATCACGGCCCGAGACCTGACCACCACCGCGGCGCAATCCATGACGCTCCCCTCCGCACCCGCGCCGCCCGGCACCGGCGGCGACGAGATCGTGGCCGTCGCTACGACGGCGCCCCCGGCAGCCGCCGCCAATCCTGCTCCGCCACCCCGCCCCATCGAAACGGTCGGCATGTCCGAGCCCCAGCAGAATCTCGCAGCAGACCAGGTCCGGCCGAGCGCACCCGGATATCAACCGTCCCAGCAGATTCTGGCCGCGGCGCAGAACCACCGGCTGGGTCGGCACGAGGCCACCTATCCGCACCGCTACTTCGACCGCCTCCCCACCGGCCCGATCATCGCCACGGTCATCGTGCTGGCGATTCTGGCCATCGGGCTGGCACGGGGCGGCCCGGTCGTGCTCGGGCTCATCCCGTTCATGGCGGTGGTGATCGCGGGGTGGCGCTGGCTGCCGACCTTCCTCGAGTCGCCGCGGCACGCGCTGGCCCGGTTCGCCTACCTGCCGGTGCGCGGTGTCGGATTCGGCAGCCGCACCGCGCAATTGAGTCTGTTCGAGCACGGGCTGGTCGTTGCCGCGGGCAGCCGGACGACCGTCTTCCGGTGGGATACCGTGACCGTGCGGCAGGACATTGTCCAGCACCGGTATTACGGCCGCCCCACGCGCCTGACGTACACCTTCATGCTGACCGATCCGTCCGGCGAATCCTTCCGTATCACAGGCCGATTCGCCCAGCCCGACGCCTGGGCGAAGCAACTGCGCCAACACGTGATCGAGGCCCAGCTCCCCCGCGCGTATGCCGACGTCTCCTCCGGCGCGAAGATCACCTTCGGCCCGCTCCGCGTCACCGCCACCACCCTTGCGGCACACGCACGTTCGGTGCACTGGTCGCAGGTGGAGGAGATCCGCGTGCGGAGCGGCTTCCTGTCGGTGCGGGTCGCGGGGCAGTGGCTGTCGCTGGCCAAGATCGCCGTCAACGCGGTGCCCAACTACTTCGTCTTCCTGGCACTCGCGGACCGGCTGCGCGCCCAGGCTGCCTCGCGGTAA